From Pelmatolapia mariae isolate MD_Pm_ZW linkage group LG1, Pm_UMD_F_2, whole genome shotgun sequence, one genomic window encodes:
- the LOC134629648 gene encoding cortexin domain-containing 1 protein-like → MEMEGTAEPAFVDVDQGLTLACVAFLCLLLMAMIIRCAKVIMDPYSAIPTSTWEEQHLDD, encoded by the coding sequence ATGGAGATGGAAGGTACTGCTGAGCCAGCCTTTGTGGATGTGGACCAGGGCCTGACTTTAGCCTGTGTCGCCTTCCTCTGCTTACTGCTGATGGCCATGATCATTCGCTGTGCCAAGGTCATAATGGACCCATATAGTGCGATTCCTACCTCTACATGGGAGGAACAGCACTTGGATGActaa